Sequence from the Candidatus Eisenbacteria bacterium genome:
CCGCCGAGCGGCTCGGGCATGTCGGCGAGTACGAAGGCGAGCACCGCGAGCGCCGCGGCGTTCTGCCGCAATTCCAGCGGATCGACCTTGTCCAGCATGTCGGCCGCGGTGTGGTGCCACTCGAAATAGCGCGCCATGGTGGTGAGATGGGCGAGCCCGGGCACTCCGTGCTTCATCAGCGGCCCGACGTCGGCGCCGCCACCGTCCGCGCCGAGCGTTGAGGCGCCCAGCGGGGCCAGCAACGGCGCGAGTTCGAGCAGCTGCGCGCGCGCGCGCCGGGTTCGTAGGCTGTCCACCTGCTCGGTGCCGGGCTTCCAGACCGTGACCCCGAAGCCGAGCAGGCGCTCGACGCCCCCATCGCTCTCGATCGCTGCGACGTGGCGTTCGCGCGGCGCGCCGAGCGAATCGGCGTACGCGAGCGCTCCGCGCAATCCGTTCTCTTCGTTGGTCCACAGCACGCAGCGCAGCGTGCGACGCGGCTTGAGGCCCAGCTCACGGATCAACCGCACCGCCTCCATCGAGATCACGCAGCCCCCGCCGTCGTCGTGAGCGCCTTGACCGACGTCCCACGAATCGAGATGTCCGCCCACGACCACCACTTCGTCGGGCCGCTCGCGACCGCGGATCTCCCCCATCACGTTGTAGGAGCGCGCCAGCTCGAGCGTGCGAGCCTCCATCTCGAGCCGCACGCGCACGCGCTCGCCGCGTGCGGCGAAGCGATGGATCATCTCGGCGTCCTCGATGCTGATCGCGGCACCCGGAATCCGCGGGATCGAGTCGACGTACTCCCCCATGCTGCCGGTGTGTGGAGTCCGCAGGCTGGTCGGTCCGACCGAGCGCACCAGCATCGCGACCGCACCGCGCGCGGCCGCACGTTTGGCCCCCTCCGCCCGGTACAGCACCGTCGCGGAATAGCTCGTGAACGGAACGTCGAACAGCACGATGCGGCCACGCACCGAGTCGACCGGCAGCGAATCGAGTTCGCTGAATCGGCTCACCACCCGAACCTCCGCCTCGAGTCCGCCGGGTGGCGTCCCGACGCTGCGACCCAGTCCCAGCAGACTGATCGGATGGAGGCGCGGCTCGACGATCCATGCGCCCTCGGCGCCGCGTTCCCAGTGCGGCACCCACACCGGTTGACGTCGCACGTTCTCGAAGCCGTCGGCCTTCATACGGGTTGCGGCCCAGTCGACGGCGCGTTCGAG
This genomic interval carries:
- a CDS encoding M20/M25/M40 family metallo-hydrolase, yielding MNHSIRHSRRAARATAWMLACGLAASSITAHAARPRVSDPDSLATAYRERAARLIGTALLSPRAYERLHELCDGIGHRLSGSRPLERAVDWAATRMKADGFENVRRQPVWVPHWERGAEGAWIVEPRLHPISLLGLGRSVGTPPGGLEAEVRVVSRFSELDSLPVDSVRGRIVLFDVPFTSYSATVLYRAEGAKRAAARGAVAMLVRSVGPTSLRTPHTGSMGEYVDSIPRIPGAAISIEDAEMIHRFAARGERVRVRLEMEARTLELARSYNVMGEIRGRERPDEVVVVGGHLDSWDVGQGAHDDGGGCVISMEAVRLIRELGLKPRRTLRCVLWTNEENGLRGALAYADSLGAPRERHVAAIESDGGVERLLGFGVTVWKPGTEQVDSLRTRRARAQLLELAPLLAPLGASTLGADGGGADVGPLMKHGVPGLAHLTTMARYFEWHHTAADMLDKVDPLELRQNAAALAVLAFVLADMPEPLGGPLPGGR